A region of the Nitrospira sp. genome:
CGTACTGGGAATCCAATCGAATCTGAAAACTTCGCCCGATGGATTTGACGCCTATTACCAGGAGCGCGACCGACGCCTGGCCGCATTGCAAGAGGGCTATGTGCAGATCTCCTTAACGCATGCTCCATCTGCGAGCGGGGCCCGATTGATGGTGCGTGTTGAGGACAGCGGGGCGGGATTCGATGCTACCCATCCCGCCGCACCGTTGTCCACGAATGATTCGATGTTCGGTCGTGGGCTCGCGCTCGTCCGCGCACTATGTCAGAAGGTGACATTCCATGGCGCTGGCAATTGTGTGGAGGCAATTTATAGCTGGGACTGACGACTATCGAAAACAGAGCGGCTGGGCTTAAGTGTGACGGGTATTCCTCCGATACATGAGTAGGAAGGGGTAGGCGCCGGTGACCTGCCTACAAAATCTGGTTCTTTCTAATTAGGAGAGAGTGTCATGCTGAATGCCATGCGACGATTTTTCCACGAAGAAGACGGTGCGGCGGCCATTGAGTATGCATTGATCGCATCTGCGATCGCTGTGGTCATCGCCACGGCAGCGTTTACGCTCGGTGGCAATATCAGGAACATGTTCACGCGATTGGCCGGTCTGATTCGCTGAACCCATGGCCGTGCCATATCTCCCTTCGAGGCGACGATGGACATGATGCTATTCGTTCTGGTCGTGGTGGTCCTCGGGGCGCTCAGCGATGCAGCGAGGGGTCTGATTCCGAATTGGCTCACGATGACAGGTGTAAGCGGCGGCATCATCTTGCAGACCGCACACAATGGCCTGAGCGGCCTGGCCGCTAGTTTGGCCGGGTGCTGTGTCGG
Encoded here:
- a CDS encoding Flp family type IVb pilin, producing MLNAMRRFFHEEDGAAAIEYALIASAIAVVIATAAFTLGGNIRNMFTRLAGLIR